The following coding sequences lie in one Cinclus cinclus chromosome 15, bCinCin1.1, whole genome shotgun sequence genomic window:
- the LOC134050233 gene encoding aryl-hydrocarbon-interacting protein-like 1: MEETYLLNVEGVKKKILHGGQGELPKLQDGSKFTFHFQTLKDDFERTVIDDSREAGMPMEIIVGKMFKLEIWETLLSSMRIGEVAEFWCDAIHTGMYALVSRGMRRIAEGRDPLEGQKHRCGMGNMFDYHSTGYDDLDELQRTPQPLIFIMELFRVEDPSAYKRDTWAMSKEEKLAAVPVLHSEGNRLVLRREFAQAAAKYQEAVICLRNLQAKEKPWEDGWLKLESLVTPLVLNYCQCQLELGEYYEVLEHTTELLQKHKDNAKAYFKRAKAHAAVWNEREAREDFQRVAHLDPSMAAAVKKELKQLGERMRKKHVEDRKRYQGLFQSSQGLKGQESRDVGDGAPQGEAGVQETPGQGEEGAETEVTEQPRDPQAEQGTPRAGVEGAAPGGEEARGEPVGEEAEGKDRTGVGEEENLGTRGAKPESLGIEEEDEKEEEREEEKEEEKEEKEESKEEKVERGAEEEDGKLEEKEEIEKEDKGEREEKVERGAKEEDDKFKEGEEEKEEEKEEEKEEEKEEEKEEEKEEEKEEEKEEEKEEEKEEEKEEEKEEEKEEEKEEEKEEEKEEEKEEEKEEEKEETVMKGKADKDKGKECLPAKIEKPEAAQCGAIGEIKSAGLVQGLEQGASGAEGAGTGSEAQAQPKRAPHLSLASGLEDETPGEALEEVSCREQGADSGQENAGEGNMSPESFTPGDGEKLGGGQKYPPCPTAAREGSAALLEQCSKGQGCEQP; this comes from the exons ATGGAGGAAACCTACCTGCTGAATGTGGAAGGGGTCAAAAAGAAGATTCTGCATGGAGGCCAAGGGGAGCTGCCAAAGCTGCAGGATGGGAGCAAG TTCACCTTCCACTTCCAGACGCTGAAGGATGACTTTGAGCGGACAGTGATTGATGACAGCCGGGAAGCTGGAATGCCCATGGAGATCATCGTGGGCAAGATGTTCAAGCTGGAGATCTGGGAGACCCTGCTCAGCTCCATGAGGATTGGGGAGGTGGCAGAATTCTGGTGTGATGCCATT CACACAGGCATGTATGCCCTGGTCTCCAGGGGCATGCGGAGGATCGCCGAGGGACGGGACCCCCTGGAAGGCCAGAAGCACCGCTGTGGCATGGGCAACATGTTTGACTACCACAGCACGGGCTATGATGACCTGGACGAACTGCAGCGGACACCACAGCCTCTCATCTTCATCATGGAGCTGTTCCGG GTGGAGGACCCCTCAGCATACAAACGTGACACCTGGGCCATGAGCAAGGAGGAGAAGctggcagcagtgcctgtgctgcacAGTGAGGGCAACCGCCTCGTCCTGCGCAGGGAGTTCGCACAGGCGGCGGCCAAGTACCAGGAGGCTGTCATCTGCCTCAGGAACCTCCAGGCCAAG GAGAAGCCGTGGGAGGATGGCTGGCTGAAGCTGGAGAGCCTGGTCACGCCACTGGTGCTCAACTACTGCCAGTGCCAGCTGGAGCTCGGCGAGTACTACGAGGTGCTGGAGCACACCACGGAGCTTCTCCAGAAGCACAAGG ACAATGCCAAGGCCTATTTCAAGCGGGCAAAGGCCCACGCTGCTGTCTGGAACGAGAGGGAGGCACGGGAGGACTTCCAGCGCGTGGCTCACCTCGACCCCTCCATGGCAGCTGCGGTGAAGAAGGAGCTGAAGCAACTGGgggagaggatgaggaagaaGCACGTGGAGGATCGGAAGCGCTACCAGGGCCTCTTCCAGTCCTCCCAGGGTCTGAaggggcaggagagcagggatgtgggCGATGGGGCACCTCAGGGTGAGGCTGGGGTCCAGGAGAcccctgggcagggggaggaggGTGCTGAGACTGAAGTAACAGAACAACCCAGGGATCCCCAGGCAGAACAAGGAacccccagggctggggtggAAGGGGCAGCACCAGGAGGAGAAGAAGCCCGGGGAGAGCCTGTGGGAGAagaggcagaagggaaggatcgTACAGGAGTGGGGGAAGAGGAAAACCTGGGGACCCGTGGGGCAAAGCCAGAGAGTCTGGGAAtagaggaggaagatgagaaagaggaggagagggaagaggagaaagaggaagaaaaggaagaaaaagaggagagcaaagaggaaaaggtaGAGAGGGGGGCAGAGGAAGAAGATGGAAAAttggaagagaaggaggagatagaaaaggaagacaaaggggagagagaggagaaggtGGAGAGGGGAGCAAAGGAAGAAGATGATAAATTCAAAGAgggtgaagaagaaaaggaagaagaaaaggaagaagaaaaggaagaagaaaaggaagaagaaaaggaagaagaaaaggaagaagaaaaggaagaagaaaaggaagaagaaaaggaagaagaaaaggaagaagaaaaggaagaagaaaaggaagaagaaaaggaagaagaaaaggaagaagaaaaggaagaagaaaaggaagaagaaaaggaagaagaaaaggaagaagaaaaggaagagacagTAATGAAAGGGAAAGCGGACAAGGACAAAGGGAAAGAGTGTCTACcagcaaaaatagaaaagcCTGAAGCAGCGCAGTGTGGGGCAATAGGAGAGATAAAGTCAGCAGGGCTAGTGCAGGGGTTGGAGCAAGGAGCCagtggagcagagggagctggcacagggagcGAGGCTCAGGCTCAGCCAAAGAGAGCCCCACATCTGAGTCTAGCCTCAGGGCTGGAGGATGAAACACCTGGAGAGGCTCTGGAAGAGgtgagctgcagggagcagggagcagacaGTGGGCAAGAAAACGCTGGGGAAGGCAACATGTCCCCAGAGAGCTTCACCCCTGGGGATGGTGAGAAGCTGGGTGGAGGACAAAAATACCCCCCGTGccccacagcagccagagaagggAGTGCTGCACTCCTGGAGCAGTGCAGCAAAGGGCAGGGCTGCGAGCAGCCCTGA